A stretch of the Esox lucius isolate fEsoLuc1 chromosome 2, fEsoLuc1.pri, whole genome shotgun sequence genome encodes the following:
- the tmem41b gene encoding transmembrane protein 41B: MAKKRRDRRKADSVSSVHEEPKSKLDEAQTLIETQYVGGGSARISLLILLSIFTCAASVMYLVYRNFPELNNDELATIKIPKDMEDAKALGTVLSKYKDTYYTQVLVAYFTTYIFLQTFAIPGSIFLSILSGYLYPFPLALFLVCLCSGLGASFCYMLSYLVGRPVVYCYLTERVQKWSQKVDKHRDHLINYIIFLRITPFLPNWFINITSPVINVPLGVFFLGTFLGVAPPSFVAINAGTTLYKLTTAGEAVSFYSLIVLGVLAMLSILPVIFQKKLQQKME, translated from the exons ATGGCCAAGAAACGAAGAGATAGACGAAAGGCAGATAGTGTTTCGTCAGTACACGAAGAACCGAAGTCAAAACTTGACGAGGCACAAACACTTATAG AGACCCAATACGTTGGAGGGGGTTCAGCTCGCATCTCTCTTCTTATCCTGCTGTCCATCTTCACCTGCGCTGCCTCTGTCATGTACCTAGTGTATAGAAATTTCCCAGAACTCAACAA TGATGAGTTGGCAACTATTAAAATTCCCAAAGATATGGAGGATGCCAAAGCATTAGGCACTGTGCTTTCCAAATATAAGGACACCTACTACACCCAAGTGTTGGTTGCCTACTTTACCACCTACATCTT CCTCCAGACCTTTGCGATCCCTGGGTCGATCTTCCTCAGCATACTGTCTGGTTATCTCTACCCCTTCCCCCTTGCTCTTTTTCTGGTCTGCCTG TGCTCTGGCCTGGGGGCGTCCTTTTGCTACATGTTGTCTTATTTAGTGGGGCGGCCTGTAGTCTACTGCTATCTGACCGAGAGAGTCCAGAAATGGTCCCAGAAG GTTGACAAGCACAGAGATCATCTCATCAATTACATAATATTTCTGAGGATCACTCCCTTTCTACCCAACTGGTTCATCAACATTACCTCACCTGTCATCAATGTGCCCTTGGGGGTCTTCTTCCTTGGTACTTTCTTAG GTGTGGCCCCACCCTCATTTGTGGCGATCAACGCTGGTACAACACTGTACAAACTGACCACAGCAGGGGAGGCAGTGTCCTTTTACTCTCTAATTGTGCTTGGTGTCCTGGCCATGCTTTCTATTCTGCCTGTCATCTTCCAAAAGAAACTGCAGCAAAAGATGGAGTAG
- the ipo7 gene encoding importin-7 encodes MDPNVLIEALRGTMDPNLREAAERQLNEGHTQVNFVSTLLQVTMSDQLDLPIRQAGVIYLKNMVTQHWSEGDCTGTETPVNNIPEEDRQFIRDNIVEAIIHSPERIRVQLTTCIHHMIKHDYPGKWTAIVDKIGFYLQSDNSAGWLGILLCLYQLVKNYEYKKPDERTPLVAAMQIFMPMLKDRFIQLLPDPSSDSVLVQKQIFKILYALFQYNLPLELINRQNLTEWMEILKTVVDRDVPPETMQVDEDERPELPWWKCKKWALHILARLFERYGSPGNTTKEYTEFADLFLKGYAVGAQQVLLKVLYQYKEKQYVAPRVLQQTLNYINQGIAHAVTWKNLKPHIQGIIQDVVFPLMCYTDSDQELWEEDPYEYIRMKFDVFEDFISPTTAAQTLLFTSCNKRKEVLQKTMGFCYQILTEPASDPRKKDGALHMIGSLAEILLKKKVYKDQMEFMLQNHVFPLFRSELGYMRARACWVLHYFCEVKFKSDQNLQTALELTRLCLINDNEMPVKVEAAIALQVLISNQEKAKEYITPFIRPVMQALLHIVRETENDDLTNVIQKMICEYSEEVTPIAVEMTQHLAMTFNQVIQTGPDEEGGDDKAVTAMGILNTIDTLLSVVEDHKEITQQLEGICLQVIGTVLQQHVLEFYEEILSLAHSLTCQQVSPQMWQLLPLVFEVFQQDGFDYFTDMMPLLHNYVTVDTDTLLSDTKYLEIIYSMCKKVLTGDPGEDPECHAAKLLEVVILQCKGRGIDQVVPLFVAAALERLTREVKTSELRTMCLQVAIAALYYSPPLLLNTLENLRFPNNTEPITNHFISQWLKDIDCFLGLHDRKMCVLGLCALIDLEQRPQAVNQVAGQLLPAAILLFNGLKRAYACQAEHENEDEDDEDGDEDEENAELGSDEDDIDEEGQEYLEMLAKHAGEDGDDEDWEEDDAEETALEGYTTAVDDEDNLVDEYQIFKAILQNIQARDPAWYQALTQSLDEEQGKHLHDIGTLADQRRAAHESKMIEKHGGYKFTVPEVVPTNFNFGGNAPGMN; translated from the exons ATGGATCCTAACGTATTGATCGAGGCCCTTCGGGGGACCATGGACCCAAACTTGCGTGAAGCTGCGGAGAGACAGCTAAACGAG GGGCACACCCAGGTGAATTTTGTCTCTACTCTACTCCAAGTCACCATGTCTGATCAGCTGGATTTGCCAATCAGACAAGcag GTGTGATCTACCTGAAGAACATGGTGACCCAGCATTGGAGCGAGGGGGACTGCACTGGAACCGAGACGCCTGTCAATAACATCCCAGAGGAGGACAGGCAGTTTATCCGAGACAACATCGTGGAGGCCATCATCCACTCCCCCGAGCGCATCAG AGTGCAGCTGACGACATGCATCCATCACATGATCAAACATGACTACCCCGGCAAGTGGACCGCCATTGTGGACAAAATTGGCTTCTACCTGCAGTCAGACAACAGCGCAGGCTGGCTGGGCATCCTTCTCTGCCTCTACCAGCTGGTGAAAAACTACGA GTACAAGAAGCCAGACGAGCGCACTCCTCTGGTGGCAGCCATGCAGATCTTCATGCCAATGTTGAAGGACCGCTTCATCCAGCTGCTCCCTGATCCCTCGAGTGACTCTGTCCTGGTGCAAAAACAGATCTTCAAGATCCTCTACGCCCTCTTCCAG TACAACCTCCCCCTGGAGCTAATCAACCGACAGAACCTGACGGAGTGGATGGAGATCCTGAAGACTGTGGTGGACAGAGACGTGCCACCG GAGACAATGCAGGTGGACGAGGACGAGAGGCCGGAGCTGCCCTGGTGGAAGTGTAAGAAGTGGGCCCTCCACATCCTGGCCAGGCTCTTCGAGAG GTATGGCAGCCCAGGCAACACTACCAAAGAGTACACAGAGTTTGCCGATCTTTTCCTTAAGGGCTATGCAGTGGGAGCACAGCAG gtgctgctgaaggtcttGTATCAGTACAAGGAGAAGCAGTATGTGGCTCCCAGAGTCCTCCAGCAGACACTCAACTATATCAACCAAGGAATCGCACATGCCGTCACTTGGAAGAACCTTAAACCACATATCCAGGGCATCATTCAGGATGTTGTTTTCCCCCTAATGTGTTACACGGACAGCGACCAGGAGCTGTGGGAGGAGGACCCATATGAGTACATCCGCATGAAGTTTG ATGTGTTTGAAGACTTCATCTCTCCCACCACGGCTGCCCAGACGCTGCTCTTCACTTCTTGCAACAAGAGGAAAGAA GTTCTGCAGAAGACTATGGGCTTCTGTTATCAGATCCTCACCGAGCCCGCCTCTGACCCCAGGAAGAAGGATGGAGCGCTGCACATGATTGGCTCTCTGGCTGAAATCCTGCTCAAG aaaaaggtcTACAAGGACCAGATGGAGTTCATGCTGCAGAACCATGTCTTCCCTCTGTTCCGCAGTGAGCTGGGCTACATGAGAGCCAGA GCCTGCTGGGTCCTGCATTACTTCTGTGAGGTCAAGTTTAAGAGTGACCAGAACCTGCAGACGGCCTTGGAGCTGACCCGGCTCTGTCTGATCAACGACAACGAGATGCCTGTCAAAGTGGAGGCAGCCATCGCCCTGCAGGTCCTCATCAGTAACCAGGAAAAAG CCAAAGAGTACATCACTCCCTTCATCCGGCCCGTGATGCAGGCCCTCCTGCACATTGTACGTGAAACCGAGAACGATGACCTCACCAACGTCATCCAGAAGATGATCTGCGAGTACAGTGAAGAAGTCACCCCCATTGCCGTTGAGATGACGCAGCACTTG GCTATGACCTTCAACCAGGTCATCCAGACAGGCCCTGACGAGGAGGGGGGAGATGACAAGGCTGTGACCGCCATGGGCATCCTGAACACCATCGACACTCTGCTCAGTGTGGTGGAGGACCACAAAGAG ATCACCCAGCAGCTGGAGGGCATCTGCTTGCAGGTGATTGGCACAGTGCTACAGCAACATGTTCTGG AGTTCTATGAGGAGATCCTGTCTCTGGCCCACAGTCTGACCTGCCAGCAGGTTTCACCACAGATGTGGCAGCTTCTCCCCTTGGTATTTGAAGTCTTCCAGCAGGATGGATTTGACTACTTCACAG ACATGATGCCTCTCCTTCACAACTACGTCACGGTTGACACCGATACGCTCCTGTCTGACACTAAATACCTGGAGATTATCTACAGCATGTGCAAGAAG GTTCTGACTGGTGATCCTGGTGAGGACCCAGAGTGCCATGCAGCCAAGCTATTGGAGGTGGTTATTCTGCAGTGCAAAGGACGTGGAATTGATCAG GTGGTGCCTCTGTTTGTGGcagctgccctggagaggctgACCCGGGAAGTGAAGACCAGTGAGCTGAGGACTATGTGCCTGCAGGTGGCCATCGCTGCCCTCTACTACAGCCCCCCTCTGCTGCTCAACACCCTGGAGAACCTGCGCTTTCCCAACAACACTGAGCCCATCACCAACCACTTCATCTCCCAGTGGCTCAAAGACATTGACTGCTTCCTGGG GCTCCATGACAGGAAGATGTGTGTGCTTGGCCTGTGTGCCCTCATTGACCTAGAACAGAGGCCCCAGGCTGTCAACCAGGTGGCTGGACAACTGCTCCCGGCAGCCATCCTGCTCTTCAACGGCCTGAAGAGGGCCTATGCCTGTCAAGCAGAGCACGAGAACgaggatgaagatgatgaagatGGGGATGAAGATGAGGAGAATG CTGAGCTGGGCAGTGATGAAGATGACATTGATGAAGAGGGCCAAGAGTACCTGGAAATGCTGGCTAAGCATGCTGGAGAGGATGGGGATGATGAGGACTGGGAGGAGGATGATGCCGAGGAGACAGCGCTGGAGGGCTACACTACTGCCGTGGATGACGAAGACAACCTGGTGGATGAGTACCAGATCTTCAAAGCCATACTACAGA ATATCCAGGCCCGTGACCCCGCATGGTACCAGGCATTAACACAAAGCCTTGACGAGGAACAAGGAAAACATCTCCATGACATCGGCACACTTGCAGACCAGAGACGGGCCGCGCATG AATCCAAGATGATCGAGAAACATGGCGGATACAAGTTCACAGTCCCAGAAGTGGTGCCAACTAATTTCAATTTTGGAGGCAATGCTCCGGGAATGAATTGA